A region from the Phaenicophaeus curvirostris isolate KB17595 chromosome 30, BPBGC_Pcur_1.0, whole genome shotgun sequence genome encodes:
- the LOC138732395 gene encoding keratin, type II cytoskeletal 6A-like: MSRISFRSSTGGGVRGFSSGSAIVGGGGGTRSSFSSVSVSRVGGGRASGGGGGFGAGGGFGSRSLYNLGGSKRISYSSVGGGLRSGAGGGYGFGGGAGFGLGYGGGAGAGFGLGGAGGGGGYGLGSGFGLGGPGFGGRGGPGFPVCPPGGIQEVTVNQSLLAPLKLDIDPEIQKVRTQEREQIKTLNNKFASFIDKVRFLEQQNKVLETKWSLLQEQGHTITRKSLEPLFEAYINNLRRQLDGLLGERGRLDSELRNMQDMVEDFKNKYEDEINRRTGAENEFVVLKKDVDGAYMNKVELQAKADRLADEINFLRALYEAELSQMQQQVSDTSVVLSMDNNRNLDLNSIIAEVKAQYEDIANRSRAEAEAWYQNKYEELQVSAGRHGDDLRNTKIEISEINRVVQRLRNEIESVKKQCANLQAAIAEAEERGELALKDAKAKLSELEDALQKAKADLARQLREYQELMNVKLALDIEIATYRKLLEGEESRLAGEGVGAVSVSVVSSSSGMGYGGGSSLGLGGGLGMGGGLGVGGGGYSMTTSSTSGGFGGSGGGFGGGLGYGGGSSFSSGSGRGISSSTGGSVRIVSKTTTSKKTIR, from the exons ATGAGTCGGATCTCTTTCAGATCATCTACTGGAGGGGGCGTGAGGGGCTTTAGCTCAGGCTCTGCCATCGTAGGAGGTGGCGGTGGTACCAGGAGCAGTTTTAGCTCCGTCTCTGTCTCCAGagttggaggaggaagagcctCCGGAGGTGGAGGAGGCTTCGGAGCAGGTGGTGGCTTCGGCAGCAGAAGTCTCTATAACCTAGGTGGAAGCAAAAGAATTTCCTACAGCTCAGTCGGTGGAGGTCTACGGAGCGGAGCCGGTGGTGGATACGGCTTTGGTGGAGGAGCTGGCTTTGGTCTTGGCTATGGTGGTGGAGCAGGCGCTGGTTTTGGCTTaggaggagctggtggtggtggCGGCTATGGGCTGGGCAGTGGATTTGGGCTGGGAGGTCCTGGATTTGGTGGCCGAGGTGGCCCCGGGTTCCCCGTTTGCCCACCTGGTGGCATCCAAGAAGTGACTGTCAACCAGAGCCTCCTGGCACCCCTCAAACTGGACATCGACCCAGAAATCCAGAAGGTGCGAACACAGGAGCGGGAGCAGATCAAGACCCTCAACAACAAATTTGCATCCTTCATCGATAAG GTGCGATTTTTGGAGCAGCAGAACAAGGTGCTGGAGACCAAGTGGAGCCTCCTGCAAGAGCAAGGTCACACTATCACTAGGAagtccctggagccccttttcgAAGCCTACATCAACAACCTCAGACGGCAGCTAGATGGCCTCttgggagagaggggaaggttGGACTCTGAGCTGAGGAACATGCAAGACATGGTGGAAGACTTCAAGAACAA ATATGAAGACGAGATCAACCGGCGCACTGGTGCAGAGAATGAGTTTGTAGTCCTCAAGAAG gatGTGGATGGTGCTTATATGAACAAGGTCGAGCTGCAGGCCAAAGCGGATAGGCTGGCAGATGAGATTAACTTCTTGAGAGCTCTCTACGAAGCG GAACTGTCCCAGATGCAGCAGCAAGTGTCCGACACCTCTGTGGTCCTGTCTATGGACAACAACCGCAACTTAGACCTCAACAGCATCATCGCAGAGGTCAAAGCGCAGTACGAGGACATCGCCAACCGGAGCCGGGCAGAGGCTGAGGCTTGGTACCAAAACAAG TACGAGGAACTCCAGGTCTCTGCTGGGCGGCACGGTGATGACCTGCGGAACACAAAGATAGAAATTTCGGAGATCAACCGGGTGGTCCAGAGGCTGCGGAATGAGATCGAGAGCGTGAAGAAACAG TGCGCCAACCTCCAAGCAGCCATCGCAGAGGCGGAGGAGCGCGGGGAGTTGGCCCTCAAGGATGCCAAGGCCAAGCTGTCTGAGCTGGAAGATGCTCTGCAGAAGGCTAAGGCTGACCTGGCCCGGCAGCTCCGTGAGTACCAGGAGCTCATGAACGTCAAGCTGGCCCTGGACATCGAGATTGCGACCTACAGAAagctcctggaaggagaagagagcag GCTTGCCGGAGAGGGAGTTGGAGCCGTGAGTGTCT CTGTGGTCAGCAGCTCGAGCGGCATGGGCTACGGCGGCGGCAGCAGCCTGGGTCTGGGCGGAGGTCTCGGCATGGGCGGAGGTCTCGGCGTGGGTGGCGGCGGCTACAGCATgaccaccagcagcaccagcggTGGCTTCGGAGGCAGCGGCGGCGGCTTCGGTGGGGGGCTCGGTTATGGCGGAGGCAGCAGCTTCAGCTCCGGGAGCGGCCGAGGCATCAGCTCCAGCACGGGAGGCAGTGTGAGGATCGTTTCCAAGACCACCACTAGCAAAAAGACCATCCGATAA